From a single Sorghum bicolor cultivar BTx623 chromosome 5, Sorghum_bicolor_NCBIv3, whole genome shotgun sequence genomic region:
- the LOC8064766 gene encoding serine carboxypeptidase-like 45 — protein MAMPLLLAPVSSISSRSLALVLVLVLAAAALCRPGSCVDGAAAAADRIRRLPGQPEVSFGQYSGYVGVDDDGGKRALFYYFVEADVDAASKPLVLWLNGGPGCSSLGVGAFSENGPFRPSGQVLVKNEYSWNKEANVIYLETPAGVGYSYSADAAYYQGVDDKMTAMDNMVFLQRWLQKFPQYKGRDLYIAGESYAGHYIPQLAEAMVEFNKKDRIFNLRGVALGNPVMEFTTDFNSRAEYFWSHGLISDATYRVFTSVCNYSRYVTEYYGGSLSPLCARVMNQVTRETSRFVDKYDVTLDVCLSSVLSQSKILSPHEQVGQRIDVCVEDETVRYLNRRDVQAALHARLVGVDKWAVCSSVLQYELLNLQIPTINIVGSLVKSGIRVLVYSGDQDSVIPLTGSRTLVQNLAHDMGLKTTTPYRVWFEGQQVGGWTQVYGGGALSFATIRGASHEAPFSQPGRSLVLFRAFLQGQPLPETFS, from the exons ATGGCCATGCCATTGCTGCTAGCTCCGGTGAGCTCCATCAGCAGCAGATCATTGGCACTGGTGTTGGTGCTGGTGCTCGCCGCGGCCGCGCTGTGCCGTCCGGGTTCTTGCGTCGACGGAGCCGCTGCCGCCGCGGACAGGATCAGGCGGCTCCCTGGGCAGCCGGAGGTGAGCTTCGGCCAGTACTCCGGCTACGTCGgcgtggacgacgacggcggcaagCGGGCCTTGTTCTACTACTTCGTGGAGGCCGACGTCGACGCCGCCTCCAAGCCTCTCGTCCTCTGGCTCAATGGCG GGCCTGGGTGCTCGTCGCTGGGTGTAGGGGCCTTCTCAGAGAATGGGCCGTTCAGGCCTAGTGGACAGGTGCTGGTGAAGAATGAATACAGCTGGAACAAAG AGGCCAATGTGATATACCTGGAGACGCCGGCTGGTGTTGGCTACTCCTACTCTGCTGATGCTGCTTACTACCAGGGTGTGGATGACAAGATGACAG CCATGGACAACATGGTGTTCCTGCAAAGGTGGCTCCAAAAGTTCCCACAGTACAAGGGCAGGGACCTCTACATCGCCGGAGAGAGCTACGCAG GGCACTACATCCCGCAGCTCGCGGAGGCCATGGTGGAGTTCAACAAGAAGGACAGGATCTTCAACCTCAGAGGCGTCGCT CTGGGCAACCCGGTGATGGAGTTCACGACGGACTTCAACTCCCGCGCCGAGTACTTCTGGTCGCACGGCCTCATCTCCGACGCCACGTACCGCGTCTTCACCTCCGTCTGCAACTACTCCCGCTACGTCACCGAGTACTACGGCGGCTCGCTGTCGCCGCTGTGCGCCAGGGTGATGAACCAGGTGACGCGCGAGACCAGCCGCTTCGTCGACAAGTACGACGTCACGCTCGACGTCTGCCTCTCCTCCGTGCTCTCGCAGTCCAAGATCCTCTCGCCGCAC GAGCAGGTCGGGCAGCGGATCGACGTGTGCGTGGAGGACGAGACGGTGAGGTACCTCAACCGCCGGGACGTGCAGGCGGCGCTGCACGCGAGGCTCGTCGGCGTCGACAAGTGGGCGGTCTGCAGCAG TGTTCTCCAGTACGAGCTGCTCAACCTGCAGATCCCGACCATCAACATCGTCGGCTCGCTCGTGAAATCAGGCATCCGAGTGCTAGTTTACAG CGGCGATCAGGACTCGGTGATCCCTCTCACGGGGAGCCGAACCCTGGTGCAGAATTTGGCGCATGACATGGGCCTCAAGACCACCACCCCCTACAGAGTCTGGTTCGAAGGGCAGCAG GTTGGAGGATGGACTCAGGTGTATGGAGGCGGCGCTCTGTCGTTCGCCACCATCAGGGGCGCCTCCCATGAGGCGCCCTTCTCGCAGCCCGGGCGGTCGCTCGTGCTCTTCAGAGCGTTTCTGCAGGGCCAGCCCCTGCCTGAAACCTTCTCATGA